In Saccharothrix violaceirubra, the following are encoded in one genomic region:
- a CDS encoding DedA family protein, with protein sequence MTTLVVLFVVSVVPLAPTEAVLIACGVLAASGEVPLAAVIAVASVGCFLSDLVNFAVGRGAGMRALRRFSRRTGPRAVVEWTAGRLATRGEPILVAARFVPGGGLIGALLAGSLRLPRRRFAPVALVGATLWSAYTALLGYFGGHLVPDTLTAIVVSFAVATLLGIPVSLLIRKRASPPLKHPELRAQAPSNG encoded by the coding sequence ATGACCACCCTCGTGGTGCTGTTCGTGGTCTCCGTGGTGCCGTTGGCGCCGACCGAGGCCGTGCTGATCGCTTGTGGCGTGCTGGCGGCGTCCGGTGAGGTGCCGTTGGCCGCGGTGATCGCGGTGGCATCGGTCGGGTGCTTCCTGTCGGACCTCGTGAACTTCGCGGTGGGGCGCGGCGCGGGCATGCGGGCGTTGCGCCGGTTCAGCCGGCGGACGGGGCCGCGTGCGGTGGTGGAGTGGACGGCCGGGCGGCTGGCCACGCGGGGGGAGCCGATCCTGGTCGCGGCCCGGTTCGTGCCGGGCGGCGGGTTGATCGGGGCGTTGCTGGCCGGGTCGTTGCGGCTGCCGCGGCGGCGGTTCGCGCCCGTGGCGCTGGTGGGTGCGACGTTGTGGAGCGCGTACACGGCGTTGCTGGGTTACTTCGGCGGGCACCTCGTGCCGGACACGCTGACCGCGATCGTGGTGTCGTTCGCCGTCGCCACCCTGCTCGGCATCCCCGTGAGCCTTCTCATCCGCAAACGCGCGAGCCCTCCGCTCAAGCACCCCGAACTACGCGCTCAGGCACCTTCGAACGGGTGA
- a CDS encoding TetR/AcrR family transcriptional regulator gives MKVDGRLERGGQTRRQILRRAVDIASVEGLEGLSIGRLSTELEISKSGVFAHFGSKEELQLATVKAAAAIFVGQVVEPALALPEGLVRLTALLDGWIAYSEGRTFPGGCFFYAVQAEFDARPGRVRDAIADYDRRWHDLVTRTAAAVTDDPAQLAFELVAYLELANLRSVLHDDPTAYTRARIAITRTLRESSTRTP, from the coding sequence GTGAAGGTGGACGGACGGTTGGAGCGCGGCGGGCAGACCCGTCGGCAGATCCTGCGGCGCGCGGTGGACATCGCGTCCGTCGAGGGCCTGGAGGGCCTGTCGATCGGGCGGCTCTCCACCGAGCTGGAGATCAGCAAGAGCGGCGTGTTCGCCCACTTCGGCTCGAAGGAGGAACTCCAGCTCGCGACCGTGAAGGCCGCCGCCGCGATCTTCGTCGGGCAGGTGGTCGAGCCAGCCCTGGCGTTGCCCGAGGGCCTGGTCCGCCTGACCGCGCTGCTGGACGGCTGGATCGCCTACTCCGAGGGCCGCACGTTCCCCGGCGGCTGCTTCTTCTACGCCGTGCAGGCCGAGTTCGACGCCCGCCCCGGCCGCGTGCGCGACGCGATCGCCGACTACGACCGCCGCTGGCACGACCTCGTGACCAGGACCGCCGCCGCCGTCACCGACGACCCGGCCCAACTCGCCTTCGAACTCGTCGCCTACCTCGAACTGGCCAACCTCCGCTCAGTCCTGCACGACGACCCCACCGCCTACACCCGCGCCCGCATCGCCATCACCCGCACCCTCCGCGAGTCCTCCACTCGGACACCCTGA
- a CDS encoding TIGR03086 family metal-binding protein — protein sequence MVDLLALDRAAVEINLALYDNLAPDDFDRTTPCAGWTVRDLLRHQVESSLDFVAGAHRTTPRPFDEDDLVAEFHRAAAEVADAFGAAGMLDREADFPGLTAMPGNRLVAAHFVDNLVHSWDLRRALGVDATLDEDLAGPAYRMALKYPYTPEVRGPGAFFAHPVPVLDTAPLTDRLVGLLGRDPS from the coding sequence ATGGTGGACCTGCTCGCACTCGACCGCGCCGCGGTGGAGATCAACCTGGCGCTCTACGACAACCTCGCACCCGATGACTTCGACCGCACCACGCCCTGTGCCGGGTGGACGGTCCGCGACCTGCTCCGCCACCAGGTCGAGTCCTCTTTGGACTTCGTCGCGGGCGCGCACCGCACGACACCGCGCCCGTTCGACGAGGACGACCTGGTCGCCGAGTTCCACCGGGCCGCGGCCGAGGTCGCCGACGCGTTCGGCGCGGCCGGCATGCTCGACCGGGAGGCCGACTTCCCCGGCCTGACCGCCATGCCCGGCAACCGCCTGGTCGCCGCGCACTTCGTCGACAACCTGGTGCACTCGTGGGACCTGCGCCGTGCGCTCGGCGTCGACGCCACCCTGGACGAGGACCTCGCCGGACCGGCCTACCGGATGGCGTTGAAGTACCCGTACACGCCGGAGGTGCGCGGGCCGGGCGCGTTCTTCGCGCACCCCGTGCCGGTCCTGGACACGGCACCGCTGACGGACCGGCTGGTCGGACTGCTCGGGCGCGACCCGTCCTGA
- a CDS encoding ABC transporter ATP-binding protein — translation MTVRGLKVHFPIKRGVFLDRTVGYVYAVDGVDLSIRRGETYGLVGESGCGKSTLGRAILRLTEPTGGEVVFDGTDLSSLRGEPLRTMRRRLQMVFQDPMSSLDPRQSVESILVEGLRAHGLDKGRESTAKRLRELLAAVGLPTTSLRKYPHEFSGGQRQRIGIARALAVEPDLIIADEPVSALDVSVQAQVVNLLEDLQEQFGLTYLVIAHDLAVVRHISDRVGVMYLGGLVEEATSDGLYAEPLHPYTRALLSAIPVPDPEVEDRRERILLTGDLPSPANPPSGCRFHTRCPWRQATKCDTERPVLREVLPGHRVACHWAEGIRSGEIRPHEVEPVLVEEDGLSPDLPLVGPASVTEALNP, via the coding sequence ATGACGGTGCGGGGCCTCAAGGTGCACTTCCCGATCAAGCGGGGCGTGTTCCTGGATCGCACGGTCGGGTACGTGTACGCGGTCGACGGCGTCGACCTGAGCATCCGGCGCGGCGAGACGTACGGCCTGGTCGGCGAGTCCGGGTGCGGCAAGTCCACGCTCGGCCGCGCGATCCTGCGGCTCACCGAGCCGACCGGCGGCGAGGTCGTGTTCGACGGCACGGACCTGTCGTCGTTGCGCGGCGAGCCGCTGCGCACGATGCGACGACGGCTCCAGATGGTGTTCCAGGACCCGATGTCGTCGCTGGACCCGCGCCAGTCCGTGGAGTCGATCCTGGTCGAGGGCCTGCGTGCGCACGGTCTCGACAAGGGCCGCGAGTCCACGGCCAAGCGGCTGCGCGAGCTGCTCGCGGCCGTCGGCCTGCCGACGACCTCGCTGCGGAAGTACCCGCACGAGTTCTCCGGCGGTCAGCGGCAGCGCATCGGCATCGCCCGCGCGTTGGCCGTGGAGCCCGACCTGATCATCGCGGACGAGCCGGTCTCGGCGTTGGACGTGTCCGTGCAGGCCCAGGTCGTGAACCTGCTGGAGGACCTCCAGGAGCAGTTCGGCCTGACCTACCTGGTGATCGCGCACGACCTGGCCGTGGTGCGGCACATCTCCGACCGGGTCGGCGTGATGTACCTGGGCGGGCTGGTCGAGGAGGCCACGTCCGACGGCCTCTACGCCGAGCCGTTGCACCCGTACACGCGGGCGCTGCTGTCCGCGATCCCGGTGCCCGACCCCGAGGTCGAGGACCGGCGGGAGCGGATCCTGCTCACCGGCGACCTGCCCTCGCCCGCCAACCCGCCGTCCGGCTGCCGGTTCCACACCCGGTGCCCGTGGCGGCAGGCGACGAAGTGCGACACCGAACGCCCGGTGCTGCGCGAGGTGCTGCCCGGCCACCGGGTGGCGTGCCACTGGGCCGAGGGCATCCGGTCGGGCGAGATCCGGCCGCACGAGGTCGAGCCGGTGCTCGTGGAGGAGGACGGGCTCTCGCCCGACCTGCCCCTCGTTGGTCCGGCTTCGGTGACCGAGGCGCTCAACCCGTGA
- a CDS encoding ABC transporter ATP-binding protein: MALLEVRDLTVVFERKGEQPFTAVDRVSFDVEPGQTVGLVGESGCGKSVTSLAIMGLLPKRGAKVSGSVSYEGTNLLSLSDKEMRDRRGRDLGMVFQDPLSSLNPVIPIGLQVTEVLERHRDMARKKAMVEAADLLDKVGIPDPERRLTEYPHQLSGGMRQRALIAIALACRPRLLIADEPTTALDVTIQAQILALLKELVRDLGTALVMITHDLGVVAGLCDEVNVLYGGRVVEKAQRHELFAQPRHPYTHGLLASIPRLDAPRGEKLVPIKGSVADNIPWTDGCAFAPRCPNALDVCRETTPVQEDLGGGRLLRCHNPVQPASTEEVSV, translated from the coding sequence GTGGCACTGCTGGAAGTCCGTGACCTCACCGTCGTGTTCGAGCGCAAGGGCGAACAGCCCTTCACCGCGGTCGACCGCGTGAGCTTCGACGTCGAACCCGGGCAGACCGTCGGCCTGGTCGGCGAGTCCGGGTGCGGCAAGTCCGTGACGTCGTTGGCGATCATGGGGCTGCTGCCCAAGCGGGGCGCGAAGGTCTCCGGGTCCGTGTCGTATGAGGGCACGAACCTGCTGTCGCTGTCCGACAAGGAGATGCGCGACCGGCGCGGCCGCGACCTGGGCATGGTGTTCCAGGACCCGCTGTCGTCGCTGAACCCGGTCATCCCGATCGGGCTCCAGGTGACCGAGGTGCTGGAGCGGCACCGGGACATGGCGCGCAAGAAGGCCATGGTCGAGGCCGCCGACCTGCTGGACAAGGTCGGCATCCCGGACCCGGAGCGGCGGCTCACCGAGTACCCGCACCAGCTCTCCGGCGGCATGCGGCAACGCGCGCTCATCGCGATCGCGCTCGCCTGCCGGCCCCGGCTGCTGATCGCGGACGAGCCGACCACCGCGCTCGACGTCACCATCCAGGCGCAGATCCTGGCGCTGCTCAAGGAACTCGTGCGCGACCTGGGCACGGCGCTCGTGATGATCACGCACGACCTGGGCGTGGTCGCGGGCCTGTGCGACGAGGTCAACGTGCTCTACGGCGGTCGTGTCGTCGAGAAGGCGCAGCGGCACGAGCTGTTCGCGCAGCCGAGGCACCCCTACACGCACGGCCTGCTCGCCTCGATCCCGCGCCTGGACGCGCCGCGCGGCGAGAAGCTCGTGCCGATCAAGGGGTCCGTGGCGGACAACATCCCGTGGACCGACGGGTGCGCGTTCGCTCCCCGGTGCCCCAACGCGCTGGACGTGTGCCGTGAGACGACCCCGGTCCAGGAGGACCTGGGCGGCGGTCGGCTGCTGCGCTGCCACAACCCCGTCCAGCCCGCGTCGACCGAGGAGGTGTCGGTGTGA
- a CDS encoding ABC transporter permease translates to MVTPTGKKERIDALAESTAKGDSGVSLAASAWKRLRRSPVFLVGLVIIGLFLVTAAIAPFIAPHDPAARDLIDQVVKARNEIPPAQPGHPLGGDLVGRDFLSRLLVGSQQTLLVGVFATLIGLAGGLILGTLAGAFGGIVDSIVMRVVDVMLSIPQLLLAFGIGALFAKPNLFTVILAVSIVQIPVFARLLRGSMLAQRGSDHVLAATALGVKPGPIVFRHMLPNSLGPVIVQSTLVLATSIIDAAALSFLGLGNPDDTVPEWGQMLGNAQTVIDSHPHLAFWPAGCIIVIALGFTLVGESLRDALDPKNRR, encoded by the coding sequence ATGGTCACTCCCACCGGCAAGAAGGAGCGGATCGACGCTCTCGCCGAGTCGACCGCCAAGGGCGACTCCGGCGTCAGCCTCGCCGCCAGCGCCTGGAAGCGGCTGCGGCGCAGCCCGGTCTTCCTGGTCGGCCTGGTCATCATCGGGCTGTTCCTGGTCACGGCCGCGATCGCGCCCTTCATCGCACCCCACGACCCGGCCGCGCGCGACCTGATCGACCAGGTCGTCAAGGCGCGCAACGAGATCCCGCCCGCCCAGCCCGGCCACCCGCTGGGCGGCGACCTGGTCGGCCGGGACTTCCTGTCCCGCCTGCTGGTCGGCTCGCAGCAGACGCTGCTGGTCGGCGTGTTCGCCACGCTGATCGGCCTGGCGGGCGGGCTGATCCTGGGCACGCTCGCGGGCGCGTTCGGCGGCATCGTCGACTCGATCGTCATGCGCGTCGTCGACGTCATGCTGTCGATCCCGCAGCTGCTGCTCGCGTTCGGCATCGGCGCGCTGTTCGCCAAGCCGAACCTGTTCACCGTGATCCTCGCGGTGTCGATCGTGCAGATCCCGGTGTTCGCCCGGCTGCTGCGCGGGTCGATGCTCGCCCAGCGCGGCAGCGACCACGTGCTCGCGGCCACCGCGTTGGGCGTGAAGCCCGGCCCGATCGTGTTCCGGCACATGCTGCCGAACTCGCTGGGCCCGGTGATCGTGCAGTCGACGCTCGTGCTGGCCACGTCGATCATCGACGCGGCGGCGCTGTCGTTCCTGGGCCTGGGCAACCCCGACGACACGGTCCCCGAGTGGGGCCAGATGCTCGGCAACGCCCAGACCGTGATCGACAGCCATCCCCACCTGGCGTTCTGGCCGGCCGGCTGCATCATCGTGATCGCCCTCGGGTTCACGCTGGTCGGCGAGTCGCTGCGGGACGCCCTCGACCCGAAGAACAGGCGGTGA
- a CDS encoding ABC transporter permease: protein MLRYTVRRLIQLVVVVLVLSLLVFAWLRALPGGPVSALLGDRGTPESRAALSAQLGLDQPIFLQYFKFLGRALTGDFGNSTTVQPGDTVVEIFLQRFPATIELSLFAIVLAVLAGIPLGYLAARRRGGWFDNLSVGGSLVGVAVPVFFLAYLLKYIFATELQWLPSLGRQGDIEATRVTGFFVLDGLLTQEWDAAWDAFLHLLLPAVALATIPFAVIFRITRAAVLDVVNEDYVRTAESKGLLGSVIRRRHVLRNAMLPVVTTIGLQVGALLAGAVLTEKVFAFQGVGEALALGFERRDYPVLQMFIMVAAVIYVLVNLLVDLSYALIDPRIRAR from the coding sequence GTGCTCCGCTATACGGTTCGACGGCTGATCCAGCTCGTCGTCGTGGTACTGGTGCTCTCGCTGCTCGTCTTCGCGTGGCTGCGCGCGCTCCCGGGAGGGCCGGTATCGGCCCTCCTGGGAGACCGCGGCACACCGGAGTCGCGGGCCGCGTTGAGCGCGCAGCTCGGCTTGGACCAGCCGATCTTCCTCCAGTACTTCAAATTCCTCGGCCGCGCCCTCACCGGGGACTTCGGCAACTCGACCACCGTCCAGCCGGGCGACACGGTGGTCGAGATCTTCCTCCAGAGATTCCCCGCCACCATCGAACTGAGCCTGTTCGCGATCGTGCTCGCGGTGCTCGCGGGCATCCCGCTGGGCTACCTCGCCGCACGTCGTCGCGGCGGTTGGTTCGACAACCTCAGCGTCGGCGGCTCCCTCGTCGGCGTCGCCGTCCCGGTCTTCTTCCTCGCCTACCTGCTCAAGTACATCTTCGCGACGGAACTCCAGTGGTTGCCGTCGCTGGGCCGGCAGGGCGACATCGAAGCGACCCGGGTCACCGGCTTCTTCGTCCTCGACGGCCTGCTCACGCAGGAGTGGGACGCCGCCTGGGACGCCTTCCTGCACCTGCTGCTGCCGGCGGTCGCGCTCGCCACCATCCCGTTCGCGGTGATCTTCCGGATCACCCGGGCCGCGGTGCTCGACGTGGTCAACGAGGACTACGTGCGCACGGCCGAGTCCAAGGGCCTGCTCGGCTCGGTGATCCGGCGCCGGCACGTCCTGCGCAACGCCATGCTGCCCGTCGTCACGACCATCGGCCTCCAGGTCGGCGCGCTGCTCGCGGGCGCCGTGCTGACCGAGAAGGTGTTCGCGTTCCAAGGCGTCGGCGAGGCGCTCGCCCTCGGCTTCGAACGGCGCGACTACCCGGTGCTCCAGATGTTCATCATGGTCGCGGCGGTCATCTACGTGTTGGTCAACCTGCTGGTCGACCTCTCGTACGCGCTCATCGACCCGCGGATCAGGGCGAGGTAG
- a CDS encoding ABC transporter substrate-binding protein, with amino-acid sequence MVHSRTARRRWTAAIGLTGVAALALSACAQSERGTDSSSGSGKTGGTFTFGAAGAPKLFDPFYATDGETFRVARQMFDGLTTFKPGTAEPVGQLAEKWSSSSDGLTWTFNLRKGVKFHDGTEFNAAAVCANFERWYNQKGAGQSDAVSQYYGDNFGGFSDGAKPSLYKSCSAKDAATAEIVLTSSTSKFPDILGLPAFSMQSPDALKKYDADNVQAQGESFVFPAYATEHPTGSGPFKFSKYDKANGTVELVRNDDYWGEKAKVDKLVFKIIPDETARKQALQSGDIDGFDFPNAADWDSLKKDGFNVQIRPAFNVLYLGINQKNNPKLRDLKVRQALIYGINREQLVKSQLPEGAKVATQFIPETVGGYAKDVTEYKYDEAKAKALLAEAGASDLTLKFYWPSEVTRPYMPNPKDIFGAISADLQKLGIKIEVTTKPWNGGYLTDVDQGVPDLFLLGWTGDTGSADNWIGTFFGNPANRFNTGANTWGTDLATALKKADAEPDRDKRFKLYEDLNKKIMTEYLPAIPVSHSPPALVTKSSVKGIVPSPLTDERFYSVSVS; translated from the coding sequence ATGGTTCATTCCCGAACGGCACGCCGCCGTTGGACGGCCGCGATCGGCCTCACCGGCGTTGCCGCGCTCGCACTGTCCGCCTGCGCTCAATCCGAGCGGGGAACCGACTCCTCCTCCGGGTCCGGCAAGACCGGCGGTACGTTCACCTTCGGCGCCGCCGGCGCACCCAAGCTGTTCGACCCGTTCTACGCCACCGACGGCGAGACGTTCCGCGTCGCGCGGCAGATGTTCGACGGGTTGACCACCTTCAAACCGGGCACAGCGGAGCCCGTCGGGCAGCTCGCCGAGAAGTGGTCCAGCAGCTCGGACGGCCTCACCTGGACGTTCAACCTGCGCAAGGGCGTGAAGTTCCACGACGGCACGGAGTTCAACGCCGCGGCCGTGTGCGCCAACTTCGAGCGCTGGTACAACCAGAAGGGCGCCGGCCAGTCCGACGCCGTGTCGCAGTACTACGGCGACAACTTCGGCGGCTTCTCCGACGGTGCCAAGCCGTCGCTGTACAAGTCCTGCTCCGCGAAGGACGCGGCCACGGCCGAGATCGTGCTCACCAGCTCGACCTCGAAGTTCCCCGACATCCTGGGGTTGCCGGCGTTCTCGATGCAGAGCCCCGACGCGCTGAAGAAGTACGACGCGGACAACGTGCAGGCCCAGGGCGAGAGCTTCGTGTTCCCGGCCTACGCCACCGAGCACCCGACCGGTAGCGGTCCGTTCAAGTTCTCGAAGTACGACAAGGCCAACGGCACCGTCGAGCTGGTCCGCAACGACGACTACTGGGGCGAGAAGGCCAAGGTCGACAAGCTGGTCTTCAAGATCATTCCGGACGAGACGGCGCGCAAGCAGGCGCTGCAGTCCGGCGACATCGACGGCTTCGACTTCCCGAACGCGGCGGACTGGGACAGCCTGAAGAAGGACGGCTTCAACGTCCAGATCCGGCCCGCGTTCAACGTGCTCTACCTGGGCATCAACCAGAAGAACAACCCGAAGCTGCGCGACCTCAAGGTCCGCCAGGCGCTGATCTACGGCATCAACCGCGAGCAGCTGGTCAAGTCGCAGCTGCCCGAGGGCGCCAAGGTCGCCACGCAGTTCATCCCGGAGACCGTCGGCGGCTACGCCAAGGACGTCACCGAGTACAAGTACGACGAGGCCAAGGCCAAGGCGCTGCTCGCCGAGGCGGGCGCGAGCGACCTGACGCTGAAGTTCTACTGGCCGTCCGAGGTCACCCGGCCGTACATGCCGAACCCGAAGGACATCTTCGGCGCGATCTCGGCGGACCTGCAGAAGCTCGGCATCAAGATCGAGGTCACCACGAAGCCGTGGAACGGCGGCTACCTGACCGACGTCGACCAGGGCGTCCCGGACCTGTTCCTGCTCGGCTGGACGGGTGACACCGGTAGCGCCGACAACTGGATCGGCACGTTCTTCGGCAACCCGGCCAACCGCTTCAACACCGGCGCGAACACGTGGGGCACCGACCTCGCGACCGCACTGAAGAAGGCCGACGCCGAGCCCGACCGCGACAAGCGGTTCAAGCTCTACGAGGACCTGAACAAGAAGATCATGACCGAGTACCTGCCGGCCATCCCGGTGTCCCACTCGCCGCCCGCCCTGGTCACGAAGTCCTCCGTCAAGGGGATCGTGCCCAGCCCGCTGACCGACGAGCGGTTCTACTCCGTCAGCGTCAGCTGA
- a CDS encoding AfsR/SARP family transcriptional regulator: MGPRAEFRFLGPLQVLVNGQQVVVRAGRQRSLLVSLLIRAGSSVSVDELAEHIWGAEPPARARGTLQTYVMRLRQVLGPEIPIRTVPDGYLIDVDERTIDVMRFEQLVEEGERERAAGRLDAASSIFSAALDLWRGPAMVDVPSEVLHRDEVPRLGERRLHVEERLVEVELELGRHAGLVPRLSRLTSDHPLRERLWSQLMIALYRSGRQADALGAYRRVSGLLADQLGIDPGDELRRVHQQVLDGASALDLGGSGTAERRDRVVPSQLPADIGDFVGREQAVALIEALLRTAQGVPVVTLAGPPGVGKTALAVHAAHKMRQYFPDGQLYVNLRGYAQVQPLSAVDVLPRFLRAQGVAPELVPLDQDEQEAMFRSRLTGQRVLLVLDNAADAEQIRPLLPGSPGCAVLVTSRDTLRGLAVSHAASNVRLDVLDLDETRALLAGMLGEDVVAAQADAADELARLCAHLPLALRIAAANLLSRPEITIASYVDELRAGNRLAALAVEGDERAAVHAAFDLSYTALKPELAQLFRLLSLAPGDITPDVAAALGGLTTQDARRRLDRLATANLVDNHSPGRYQFHDLLRDYAAERLAVEGGPGEGTSAFHRLLDWSIRSVDNATDAMKATLMRLPRNDVVAGVTPRVFSTPAEALAWLDAERATLVATVEHGAETRPHGDIWQLADALRRYFYAQGLPAEWLATAKSGLAVAQAIGDPVGEVAMLSSLGTLHWGIGQTRVAVDHFRRAIPIQRRTGAAPAAEAAVLANLGGVYIDLGELEQAADYLERALVIVRGIGALQQEGIALVNLGGVYLQLGQLDRAVSSFEGALDVGNRLGVWITQADSLRSLAEVHLFQGRPSKAAELYERAGRLYERAGARGFAHIPHEGLAHTYVMRGHYEAAIESAARALGMAEEFENLKGVCDSQNALGEALLGAGRHEESVARHTEALRIAEETGYSWGICTARKGLARTHRAAGRLDEARYSAHQALDSAVKYRLRLAEADVLALLGRILLDRGEVAQALEYGKRAWKLSRATGQRYVEAKAAHLSGDAQVRLSDHASAAASWRTAKDYFTSIGAPEAATLP, from the coding sequence ATGGGGCCACGGGCCGAGTTCCGCTTCCTGGGCCCGCTCCAGGTATTGGTCAACGGTCAACAAGTCGTCGTCCGCGCAGGCCGCCAGCGTTCGCTTCTGGTATCGCTGTTGATCCGCGCCGGGTCGAGCGTGTCGGTCGACGAACTCGCCGAGCACATCTGGGGCGCCGAACCACCCGCACGGGCGCGCGGCACTCTCCAGACCTACGTGATGAGACTTCGGCAGGTGCTCGGTCCCGAGATCCCGATCCGCACCGTCCCCGACGGCTACCTCATCGACGTGGACGAGCGCACGATCGACGTGATGCGCTTCGAACAGCTCGTCGAGGAGGGCGAACGCGAACGCGCGGCGGGCCGGCTCGACGCGGCGTCCTCGATCTTCAGCGCGGCGCTGGACCTGTGGCGCGGACCGGCGATGGTCGACGTGCCGTCCGAGGTCCTGCACCGCGACGAAGTCCCTCGTCTGGGTGAGCGACGGCTGCACGTCGAGGAACGGCTCGTCGAAGTCGAACTGGAACTGGGCCGGCACGCCGGACTCGTGCCCAGACTCTCGCGGCTGACCAGCGATCACCCGCTGCGCGAACGGCTCTGGTCGCAGCTCATGATCGCGCTCTACCGGTCCGGGCGGCAGGCCGACGCGCTGGGCGCGTACCGGCGGGTCAGCGGACTGCTCGCCGACCAGCTCGGCATCGACCCCGGCGACGAACTGCGCCGCGTGCACCAGCAGGTGCTCGACGGCGCGTCGGCGCTCGACCTCGGCGGCAGCGGCACCGCCGAACGCCGGGACCGGGTCGTGCCGTCGCAACTGCCCGCCGACATCGGCGACTTCGTCGGCCGCGAGCAGGCCGTGGCGTTGATCGAAGCTTTGTTGCGCACCGCGCAGGGCGTGCCGGTGGTGACGCTCGCCGGGCCGCCCGGCGTCGGGAAGACCGCGCTGGCCGTGCACGCCGCGCACAAGATGCGGCAGTACTTCCCCGACGGCCAGCTCTACGTCAACCTGCGCGGCTACGCCCAGGTGCAGCCGTTGAGCGCGGTCGACGTGCTGCCCCGGTTCCTGCGCGCGCAGGGCGTGGCGCCCGAACTCGTGCCGCTGGACCAGGACGAGCAGGAGGCGATGTTCCGGTCGCGGCTGACCGGGCAGCGGGTGCTGCTCGTCCTGGACAACGCGGCCGACGCCGAGCAGATCCGGCCGTTGCTGCCCGGCTCGCCCGGGTGCGCGGTGCTGGTGACGAGCCGGGACACGCTGCGCGGTCTGGCGGTGAGCCACGCGGCGTCGAACGTCCGGCTGGACGTGCTCGACCTGGACGAGACCCGCGCGTTGCTGGCCGGGATGCTCGGCGAGGACGTCGTGGCCGCGCAGGCCGACGCCGCCGACGAGCTGGCCCGGCTGTGCGCGCACCTGCCGCTGGCGTTGCGGATCGCCGCGGCCAACCTGCTGAGCCGACCGGAGATCACCATCGCGTCCTATGTGGATGAACTGCGGGCGGGCAACCGGCTGGCGGCGCTGGCCGTCGAAGGCGACGAGCGCGCGGCCGTGCACGCGGCGTTCGACCTGTCCTACACGGCACTGAAACCCGAACTGGCGCAACTGTTCCGGCTCCTGAGCCTGGCGCCCGGCGACATCACGCCGGACGTGGCCGCCGCACTGGGCGGACTGACCACACAGGACGCCCGCCGCCGGCTCGACCGGCTCGCCACGGCCAACCTCGTGGACAACCACTCCCCCGGCCGCTACCAGTTCCACGACCTGCTGCGCGATTACGCGGCCGAACGGCTCGCCGTCGAGGGCGGTCCGGGCGAGGGCACGTCCGCGTTCCACCGGCTGCTCGACTGGTCGATCCGGTCGGTCGACAACGCGACCGACGCGATGAAGGCGACCCTGATGCGCCTGCCGCGCAACGACGTCGTCGCGGGCGTGACACCACGCGTGTTCTCGACCCCGGCGGAAGCGTTGGCCTGGTTGGACGCCGAACGCGCCACGCTCGTCGCGACGGTCGAACACGGCGCGGAAACCCGACCGCACGGCGACATCTGGCAACTGGCGGACGCGTTGCGGCGGTACTTCTACGCGCAGGGCCTGCCCGCCGAGTGGCTGGCCACCGCGAAGTCGGGACTGGCCGTGGCGCAGGCGATCGGCGACCCGGTCGGCGAGGTGGCCATGCTGTCGTCGTTGGGCACGCTGCACTGGGGCATCGGGCAGACCCGGGTCGCGGTCGACCACTTCCGGCGGGCCATCCCGATCCAGCGGCGGACCGGAGCGGCACCGGCGGCCGAGGCGGCGGTCCTGGCCAACCTCGGCGGCGTGTACATCGACCTGGGCGAACTGGAACAGGCGGCCGACTACCTCGAACGCGCGCTGGTGATCGTGCGGGGCATCGGCGCGTTGCAGCAGGAAGGGATCGCGCTGGTCAACCTCGGCGGCGTGTACCTGCAACTGGGACAGCTCGACCGGGCCGTGTCGTCGTTCGAGGGTGCCCTGGACGTGGGCAACCGGCTCGGGGTGTGGATCACCCAGGCGGACAGCCTGCGGTCGTTGGCCGAGGTCCACCTGTTCCAGGGGCGGCCGTCCAAAGCGGCCGAGCTGTACGAACGGGCGGGCCGGCTGTACGAACGGGCCGGGGCGCGGGGGTTCGCGCACATCCCGCACGAGGGGTTGGCGCACACGTACGTGATGCGCGGGCACTACGAGGCGGCGATCGAGTCCGCGGCGCGGGCGTTGGGGATGGCCGAGGAGTTCGAGAACCTGAAGGGGGTTTGCGACTCGCAGAACGCTTTGGGGGAGGCGTTGTTGGGGGCCGGGCGGCACGAGGAGTCGGTGGCGCGGCACACCGAGGCGTTGCGGATCGCCGAGGAGACCGGGTACTCGTGGGGGATCTGCACGGCGCGCAAGGGACTGGCCCGGACGCACCGGGCGGCGGGGCGGTTGGACGAGGCCAGGTACTCGGCGCACCAGGCGTTGGACAGCGCGGTGAAATACCGGCTGCGGTTGGCCGAAGCGGACGTGTTGGCGTTGTTGGGGCGGATCCTGCTCGATCGGGGGGAGGTGGCTCAGGCGTTGGAGTACGGAAAGCGGGCGTGGAAGTTGAGCCGTGCGACGGGGCAGCGGTACGTGGAGGCCAAGGCGGCGCACCTGTCGGGGGATGCGCAGGTCCGGTTGTCGGACCACGCTTCGGCGGCGGCTTCCTGGCGTACGGCCAAGGACTACTTCACGTCGATCGGCGCTCCCGAGGCCGCCACCCTCCCCTGA